A single genomic interval of Granulicella tundricola MP5ACTX9 harbors:
- a CDS encoding FUSC family protein: MRLLRPSSAPVSLRSLQWSRGLRGGLAVGVSIVGSHLLGRAEGWVALGSFYVVLADNGGPYRSRLKTIATLLVGGLCSLVLGALASGNVASMVAMTLAVCFAYTFARALSQYVASTSVLILVIYFAMLSPNHQSAHALGNAALLFCCGWLWGASLSLFFWPLDPFRPARQAVAQCYRTLSGLAGMVAEDARAEAAVGLRTPMVLQHRRLRLEIEAARRALEQTKARSAVRTIRARNLSVLLELADIFFASTIRAGELLELASGAECERIREWTRGMGAAYAGVAEALVKRPQGDELGRMVPESEADVARAAGSPIFEHLAAERRDGRETLLLAVDAVDAIWSGVERIGSETAVSELQQMTEAGRGWADAVRSNWSFRSVMMKHALRVALVGAADAVIMRVVHVNHGFWLAMTSLIVLQPNVAHTMQRSLQRVRGTLAGGLLAALLALSLQWPPLLIAVIVLFAVLTCAFYAVDYGWYCFFLTPTFVLMSLPRVHDWHFAAVRVGLTLLGVAISLGAMRVLWPETERMDLGRFFANCCAAEAAYARAILALWPLRGTAGERGARQFVASRRRACGLASNDAEECVERILLEPVALSRRGVSEEMEERREERWQHELTFVTYTRRLTQSLLSFARLAHGEADTAVRLEALAVRLEGLGQRLASGDGGGLAARASGPVMESEDLPHVQIRRLERQVGVLEGAVSAAHLL, encoded by the coding sequence ATGAGGCTTTTGCGGCCGAGTTCTGCTCCGGTTTCGCTGCGGTCGCTGCAGTGGTCGCGGGGGCTGCGCGGCGGGCTGGCGGTGGGGGTGAGTATCGTGGGCTCGCACCTGCTGGGGCGGGCCGAGGGCTGGGTCGCGCTGGGGTCGTTTTACGTGGTGCTGGCGGATAATGGCGGGCCTTACCGGTCAAGGTTGAAGACGATTGCGACGTTGCTGGTGGGCGGACTATGTTCACTGGTGCTGGGTGCGTTGGCGAGCGGCAATGTGGCGAGCATGGTGGCCATGACGCTGGCGGTGTGCTTTGCGTATACGTTTGCGCGGGCGCTGTCCCAGTACGTGGCGAGCACGAGTGTGCTGATCCTGGTGATCTACTTTGCGATGCTGAGCCCGAATCACCAGAGCGCTCATGCGCTGGGGAACGCGGCTCTGTTGTTCTGTTGCGGATGGCTTTGGGGCGCGAGTTTGAGTCTGTTCTTCTGGCCGCTGGACCCGTTTCGACCTGCGAGGCAGGCGGTGGCGCAGTGCTATCGGACGCTGAGCGGGCTGGCTGGGATGGTGGCGGAGGATGCTCGGGCTGAGGCGGCCGTGGGTCTGCGGACTCCGATGGTGCTGCAGCATCGGCGGCTACGGCTGGAGATTGAGGCGGCGCGACGGGCGCTGGAGCAAACGAAGGCACGGTCCGCGGTGCGGACGATCCGGGCGAGGAATTTGAGCGTGCTGCTGGAGTTGGCGGATATCTTCTTTGCCTCGACGATTCGGGCGGGGGAGCTGCTCGAACTGGCGTCCGGGGCGGAGTGTGAGCGGATTCGGGAGTGGACGCGGGGGATGGGTGCGGCTTATGCGGGAGTGGCTGAGGCGCTGGTGAAGCGGCCGCAAGGGGATGAACTTGGGCGGATGGTTCCGGAGAGCGAGGCTGACGTGGCGAGGGCCGCGGGCTCGCCTATCTTTGAACACCTGGCGGCGGAGCGGAGAGATGGCCGGGAGACGCTGTTGCTGGCTGTCGATGCAGTGGACGCGATCTGGAGCGGGGTGGAACGGATTGGCTCTGAGACGGCGGTATCTGAGCTGCAGCAGATGACGGAGGCGGGCAGAGGCTGGGCGGACGCGGTGCGGTCCAACTGGAGCTTCCGCAGCGTGATGATGAAGCATGCGTTGCGCGTGGCGCTGGTGGGTGCGGCCGATGCGGTGATCATGCGGGTGGTGCATGTGAATCATGGTTTCTGGCTGGCGATGACGTCGTTGATTGTGCTGCAGCCGAATGTGGCGCACACGATGCAGAGGAGTCTGCAACGGGTGCGGGGGACGCTGGCCGGTGGGCTGCTGGCGGCGCTGCTGGCGCTCTCGCTGCAGTGGCCTCCGCTGTTGATTGCGGTGATCGTTCTGTTTGCGGTGCTGACGTGTGCGTTCTATGCGGTGGACTATGGGTGGTACTGCTTCTTTCTGACGCCGACGTTTGTGCTGATGAGCCTGCCGCGGGTGCATGACTGGCACTTTGCGGCGGTTCGGGTGGGGCTGACGCTGCTGGGGGTGGCGATCTCGCTGGGTGCGATGCGGGTGCTGTGGCCGGAGACGGAACGGATGGACCTGGGGCGGTTCTTTGCGAACTGCTGTGCAGCGGAGGCGGCGTATGCCCGGGCGATCCTGGCTTTGTGGCCGCTGCGTGGGACGGCAGGCGAGCGTGGGGCGAGGCAGTTTGTGGCTAGCCGCCGGAGGGCTTGCGGGCTTGCTTCAAACGATGCGGAGGAGTGCGTGGAACGAATCCTGCTGGAGCCTGTGGCGTTGAGCCGGCGTGGGGTTTCAGAGGAGATGGAAGAGCGGCGTGAGGAGCGGTGGCAGCATGAGCTGACCTTCGTGACCTATACGCGGCGGCTGACGCAGAGCCTGTTGAGCTTTGCGCGGCTGGCGCATGGGGAGGCGGATACGGCGGTTCGGTTGGAGGCGCTGGCGGTGCGGCTTGAAGGGCTGGGGCAGCGGCTTGCTTCAGGCGATGGGGGTGGGCTGGCAGCGCGTGCGAGCGGGCCGGTAATGGAGTCGGAGGATCTGCCGCATGTGCAGATTCGGCGGCTGGAACGGCAGGTTGGGGTGCTGGAAGGTGCAGTATCTGCGGCTCATCTTCTTTGA
- a CDS encoding tetratricopeptide repeat protein, producing MRACRRADREPIVTRYTRQDVLRILHLKTRQLTAWERAGLIASHPENERAYSFEHLSQLRALREMRTGGARRVSAKSMLASMEAMQKVVGMRNVLTETSAVRHGSRLAFRHGGALVDPMTQQLAFDFEGMQGQLKVVNAAPVAGSAAYRAKASAEVQEMFLRGVQLEENAATVNEAMRVYESLLELKPDHAPACINLGTIFYNRKDFDGAERMYRRATEADSQYALAFFDLGNVLDEMLRLDEAIEAYGRAIELVPSYADAHYNLALAYERSGEKRRALRHWMAYVRLDPVGPWGTHAKGQARKILSMERLSIVSRGGRKVAAAG from the coding sequence GTGAGAGCGTGCCGACGAGCGGACCGAGAGCCCATTGTGACCCGATATACCCGTCAAGACGTGCTTCGAATTCTTCACCTGAAGACCCGCCAGCTCACCGCATGGGAGCGCGCCGGGCTCATTGCCAGCCATCCTGAAAATGAACGGGCTTACTCGTTCGAGCACCTGTCGCAACTGCGTGCGCTGCGCGAGATGCGGACAGGCGGGGCTCGGCGTGTCTCCGCGAAGAGCATGCTGGCTTCCATGGAGGCGATGCAGAAGGTTGTGGGGATGCGGAATGTGCTGACGGAGACGAGTGCCGTGCGGCATGGCTCGCGGCTGGCGTTCCGGCATGGCGGGGCTCTGGTGGACCCGATGACGCAACAACTGGCGTTCGATTTTGAAGGGATGCAGGGGCAGTTGAAGGTTGTGAACGCGGCGCCGGTGGCGGGGTCTGCGGCGTACCGGGCCAAGGCGAGCGCGGAGGTGCAGGAGATGTTCCTGCGCGGGGTACAGCTTGAAGAGAATGCGGCGACGGTGAACGAGGCGATGCGGGTATATGAATCGCTGCTGGAACTGAAGCCGGATCATGCGCCGGCGTGCATCAACCTGGGGACGATCTTCTACAACCGCAAGGACTTTGACGGGGCGGAGCGGATGTACCGGCGGGCGACCGAGGCAGACTCGCAGTATGCGCTGGCGTTCTTCGACCTGGGGAACGTGTTGGACGAGATGTTGCGGCTGGATGAGGCGATCGAGGCGTACGGACGGGCGATCGAGCTGGTGCCCAGCTATGCGGACGCGCACTACAACCTGGCGCTGGCGTATGAGCGGTCGGGCGAGAAGCGGAGGGCGCTGCGGCACTGGATGGCTTATGTTCGGCTGGACCCGGTGGGGCCGTGGGGGACTCATGCCAAGGGTCAGGCAAGGAAGATTCTGTCGATGGAACGGTTGAGCATCGTGAGCCGGGGCGGGCGCAAGGTTGCGGCTGCTGGCTGA